In one window of Tellurirhabdus rosea DNA:
- a CDS encoding 3-hydroxyacyl-CoA dehydrogenase/enoyl-CoA hydratase family protein, with translation MEAITLNKPQATKTRNRTIRRVAVLGSGIMGSRIACHFANIGVEVLLLDIVPNALTPAEEAKGLNLDNPAVRNRIVNDAFQNTLKASPASLYSPKFADRIKLGNFDDNLKDIATYDWVIEVVVERLDIKRSLYERVEGFRKPGTLITSNTSGIPMHLLTEGRSEDFRRHFCGTHFFNPPRYLRLLEVIPGPDTDPEIIAFLMKYGDLYLGKTTVLCKDTPGFIANRLGIQSLIQTIRVAEELGLSVEAVDKLTGPVVGRPKSGTFRLSDVVGLDTTVNVAKNLVQMPHDESRASFELPATMQKLMENKWLGDKTGQGYYKKIKDEKGKSVILALDLKTFEYKPSEKVKFATLEATKSIDDIRKRFPVLLAGKDGAGEFYRRTFADGFAYATNRIPEISDELYKIDEAIKAGFGWQVGLFETWDAIGLQKGIELIEAIGKKPAQWVYDMAAAGFTSFYKVEAGVRKYYDIPSQSYKGIPGTEQFILLESLSNNIVWKNAGANLYDLGDGILNLEFKSKMNTFGAEVIEGINKGISLAEKDFRGLVIGNESTEAFSAGANLAMLFMFAIEQEFDEINLMIAQFQQTMMRARYSSIPVVGAPHTLALGGGCELNLHCDATVAHAETYMGLVEVGVGLIPAGGGTKEMAARASDLYQTGDPELNILQNIFMNIATAKVSTSAQEAKEMNYLRPNSQIVLNRSRQIAEAKQAAIELAENGYVQPKKRNDIKVQGRTGIALFKAGITAMRMGRYISDHDMKIADKLAYVICGGDLSYPQTVTEQYLLDLEREAFLSLTGEKKTLERIQSLLNGGKPLRN, from the coding sequence ATGGAAGCAATAACCCTCAACAAACCACAAGCCACCAAAACCCGCAACCGCACCATCCGTCGGGTGGCGGTGCTCGGTTCGGGCATCATGGGCTCGCGGATTGCGTGCCACTTTGCCAACATCGGCGTGGAAGTGCTGCTGCTGGACATCGTCCCCAACGCCCTGACACCCGCCGAAGAGGCCAAAGGACTGAATTTGGATAACCCGGCCGTGCGCAACCGCATCGTCAACGACGCGTTTCAAAATACGCTGAAAGCCTCTCCGGCTTCGCTTTACAGCCCGAAGTTCGCCGACCGCATCAAGCTCGGCAACTTCGACGACAACCTGAAAGACATTGCCACCTACGACTGGGTGATCGAAGTCGTGGTGGAGCGCCTCGACATTAAGCGGTCGCTGTACGAGCGCGTTGAAGGATTCCGCAAGCCCGGCACGCTGATTACCTCCAACACCTCGGGTATTCCGATGCACCTGCTGACCGAAGGCCGTTCGGAGGATTTCCGGCGCCATTTCTGCGGCACCCACTTCTTCAACCCGCCGCGCTACCTGCGCCTACTGGAGGTAATTCCCGGCCCGGATACCGACCCCGAAATCATCGCTTTCCTGATGAAATACGGCGATCTGTACCTCGGCAAAACGACCGTTCTGTGTAAGGACACGCCCGGCTTTATCGCCAACCGCCTCGGCATTCAGTCCCTGATTCAGACGATTCGGGTGGCCGAAGAACTGGGCCTGAGCGTGGAAGCCGTCGATAAACTGACCGGCCCGGTCGTCGGGCGGCCCAAGTCGGGCACGTTCCGGCTGTCGGACGTGGTAGGGCTGGATACGACCGTCAACGTGGCGAAAAACCTCGTCCAGATGCCCCACGACGAGTCGCGGGCGTCGTTCGAACTGCCGGCCACCATGCAGAAACTCATGGAGAACAAGTGGCTCGGCGACAAGACGGGCCAGGGGTATTACAAAAAGATCAAGGACGAAAAGGGCAAGTCGGTCATTCTGGCCCTCGACCTGAAAACGTTCGAATACAAGCCTTCCGAAAAAGTAAAATTCGCGACGCTGGAGGCCACCAAGAGCATCGACGACATCCGGAAGCGCTTCCCGGTGCTGCTGGCGGGTAAAGATGGGGCGGGTGAGTTTTACCGCCGCACCTTCGCCGACGGGTTTGCCTACGCCACCAACCGCATTCCCGAGATTTCGGACGAACTCTACAAGATCGACGAGGCCATCAAGGCGGGCTTCGGCTGGCAGGTCGGTCTGTTCGAAACCTGGGACGCTATCGGGCTGCAAAAAGGTATTGAACTCATTGAGGCTATCGGCAAAAAACCGGCGCAGTGGGTCTACGACATGGCCGCGGCGGGCTTTACGAGCTTCTACAAAGTAGAGGCCGGCGTTCGGAAGTACTACGATATTCCGTCGCAGAGCTACAAAGGCATTCCGGGCACCGAGCAATTCATTCTGCTGGAAAGCCTTTCAAACAACATCGTCTGGAAGAACGCGGGCGCGAACCTCTACGACCTCGGCGACGGCATTCTGAACCTGGAGTTCAAGTCGAAGATGAACACCTTCGGCGCGGAGGTCATCGAAGGCATCAACAAAGGCATTTCGCTGGCGGAGAAAGATTTCCGCGGGCTGGTGATCGGCAACGAATCGACCGAGGCGTTCTCAGCGGGTGCCAACCTGGCCATGCTGTTCATGTTCGCCATTGAGCAGGAATTTGACGAAATCAACCTGATGATTGCGCAGTTCCAGCAGACGATGATGCGGGCGCGGTACTCGTCCATCCCGGTGGTGGGCGCGCCGCACACGCTGGCCCTCGGCGGCGGCTGCGAACTGAACCTGCACTGCGACGCCACGGTGGCCCATGCCGAAACGTACATGGGTCTGGTGGAAGTGGGCGTCGGCCTCATCCCGGCCGGTGGTGGCACGAAGGAAATGGCCGCCCGCGCCTCGGACCTGTACCAGACCGGCGACCCCGAGCTGAACATTCTGCAAAACATCTTCATGAACATCGCCACGGCCAAGGTTTCGACCTCGGCTCAGGAAGCGAAGGAAATGAACTACCTGCGTCCGAACAGCCAGATCGTGCTGAACCGCAGCCGCCAGATCGCCGAAGCGAAGCAGGCCGCCATCGAACTGGCCGAAAACGGGTACGTACAACCGAAGAAGCGCAACGACATCAAGGTGCAGGGCCGGACGGGCATCGCGCTCTTCAAGGCGGGCATTACGGCCATGCGCATGGGCCGCTACATCTCGGACCACGACATGAAGATCGCCGACAAACTGGCCTACGTCATCTGCGGCGGTGACCTGAGCTACCCGCAAACCGTGACCGAGCAGTACCTCCTCGACCTGGAGCGCGAAGCCTTCCTCAGCCTGACGGGCGAGAAAAAGACGCTGGAGCGGATTCAGAGTCTGCTGAATGGGGGGAAGCCGTTGCGGAATTAA
- a CDS encoding four helix bundle protein, translating to MEAHNFRNLKVWQLPVDFVEVVYRLSPQFPDDEKYGLLSQLKRCAVSIPSNIAEGSGRTSDKGFHRFLSTSLSSCFELETQLILSNRSGFLSGNVLNELIVKLTEIQKMLYALQRKLNRNDQPPHTRLFQFLFSFF from the coding sequence ATGGAAGCGCACAATTTTCGCAATCTGAAAGTCTGGCAGTTACCGGTCGATTTTGTTGAAGTTGTCTATCGGTTGAGCCCGCAGTTTCCGGATGATGAGAAATATGGCTTGCTTTCCCAACTTAAGCGGTGTGCCGTTTCGATTCCTTCCAATATTGCGGAAGGGTCCGGACGAACCAGCGATAAAGGCTTTCACCGATTTCTCTCTACCTCCCTTTCTTCCTGCTTTGAGCTGGAAACCCAGCTTATTCTTTCTAACCGTTCAGGCTTCCTGTCGGGAAACGTCCTTAATGAATTAATTGTTAAACTAACTGAGATTCAGAAGATGCTGTATGCATTGCAAAGAAAGTTGAATCGAAACGACCAACCGCCCCACACCCGGCTGTTTCAGTTTCTTTTCTCTTTTTTCTAA
- a CDS encoding acetyl-CoA C-acyltransferase, which translates to MNAYIVAGYRTAVGKAPRGGLRFTRPDDMAAEVIKHLLAQVPQLDPARVDDLIVGNAVPEAEQGMQIARYISLLSLPNSVPGMTINRYCGSGLEAIAIASAKIHSGLADCMIAGGTESMSLVPVMGWKTALNYEIAKAHPDYYIGMGLTAEQVAEQFKISRDAQDEFAYQSHQKALAAQVAGKFDDEIVPIHVKETYFDANAGKKKTREWSVTKDEGPRADTNAEALAKLKPVFAAGGSVTAGNSSQTSDGAAFVLVMSERLVNELGLKPKARLMSYASAGVEPRIMGIGPVAAIPKALQIAGVRQDDLGVIELNEAFAAQSLAVIQELDLDRSKINPNGGAIALGHALGSTGGRLSVQLMNEMARGGHKYGMVTACVGGGQGVAGVFENLS; encoded by the coding sequence ATGAACGCATATATCGTTGCCGGCTACCGCACGGCCGTGGGCAAAGCCCCGCGCGGCGGGCTCCGTTTCACCCGCCCCGACGACATGGCGGCGGAAGTCATCAAACACCTGCTGGCCCAGGTGCCGCAGCTCGACCCCGCCCGCGTCGACGACCTCATTGTGGGCAATGCCGTGCCGGAGGCCGAACAGGGCATGCAGATTGCCCGCTATATTTCCCTGCTCTCGCTGCCGAACAGCGTGCCGGGCATGACCATCAACCGGTACTGCGGCTCGGGTCTGGAAGCCATCGCCATCGCGTCGGCCAAAATTCACTCGGGTCTGGCCGACTGCATGATTGCGGGCGGTACGGAATCGATGTCCCTGGTGCCGGTCATGGGCTGGAAAACGGCCCTGAACTACGAAATTGCCAAGGCGCACCCGGATTACTACATCGGAATGGGGCTGACTGCCGAGCAGGTCGCCGAGCAGTTTAAAATCAGCCGCGACGCGCAGGACGAATTTGCCTACCAGTCGCACCAGAAGGCCCTGGCGGCGCAGGTCGCCGGGAAGTTTGACGATGAAATCGTGCCCATCCACGTGAAGGAAACCTATTTCGACGCCAATGCAGGAAAGAAGAAAACTCGGGAATGGAGCGTGACGAAGGACGAAGGTCCGCGCGCCGATACCAACGCCGAAGCACTGGCGAAACTGAAGCCGGTGTTTGCCGCCGGGGGTTCGGTCACGGCGGGTAACTCGTCGCAAACCTCCGACGGAGCCGCTTTCGTGCTGGTTATGTCCGAGCGGCTAGTCAACGAACTGGGTCTGAAACCGAAAGCTCGCCTGATGTCGTACGCCTCGGCGGGTGTGGAGCCGCGCATCATGGGCATCGGCCCGGTGGCCGCTATTCCCAAAGCGTTGCAGATTGCGGGCGTCAGGCAGGATGATTTGGGCGTGATTGAACTGAACGAAGCTTTCGCCGCCCAGTCGCTGGCGGTTATTCAGGAACTCGACCTTGACCGGAGCAAAATCAACCCGAACGGCGGGGCCATCGCCCTCGGGCACGCGCTGGGATCAACGGGCGGGCGTCTGTCGGTTCAGTTGATGAACGAAATGGCGCGGGGCGGCCACAAATACGGCATGGTCACGGCCTGCGTCGGCGGCGGCCAGGGCGTTGCCGGGGTGTTCGAAAACCTGTCCTGA
- a CDS encoding nuclear transport factor 2 family protein, with the protein MKGFFVSALFALTALSATGQTTPADPTQSAANCSNAFFTAMLNEDSNLFGKVSTSDFLIINYDGQTADRDLLTQALGGGYIVFDTGAVSGTNTRTYNDNTAVVTGNWKTKGNLQGNGFDATSFFTLVCVKQNNAWKVASLQLTALR; encoded by the coding sequence ATGAAAGGTTTCTTTGTTTCCGCTCTTTTTGCCCTTACTGCCTTGTCGGCTACGGGCCAGACCACTCCGGCTGACCCGACGCAGTCGGCCGCCAATTGTTCCAATGCGTTTTTCACGGCCATGCTCAACGAAGACAGCAATCTGTTCGGCAAGGTGTCCACTTCCGATTTTCTCATTATCAACTACGACGGACAGACGGCTGACCGGGACCTGCTGACCCAGGCACTCGGCGGCGGTTACATCGTTTTTGACACAGGTGCCGTCTCGGGGACCAACACCCGTACGTACAACGACAACACCGCCGTGGTGACGGGCAACTGGAAAACCAAAGGCAACCTTCAGGGCAACGGGTTCGATGCGACCTCGTTTTTTACGCTGGTTTGCGTTAAACAGAACAATGCCTGGAAAGTGGCGTCCCTGCAACTGACCGCACTGCGCTAA
- a CDS encoding MarR family winged helix-turn-helix transcriptional regulator, with product MKKEKTVDFHIKWAWHSISRLYNTYAAQYDMTMAIGYVLLNIDLEQGTPATKIGPLLGMEPRSLVRMLKSLEERGWIRREVDESDKRFVRILLTDEGKKRREMAREGVIQFNQIIREQIPLDKLVTFFEVMKDINRIVEEETSKLKAGDIEEIPITNSEL from the coding sequence ATGAAGAAGGAGAAAACCGTTGATTTTCACATAAAATGGGCCTGGCATTCTATTTCCCGGCTCTACAACACCTATGCCGCCCAGTACGACATGACGATGGCGATCGGCTACGTGTTGCTGAACATTGATCTGGAGCAGGGCACGCCCGCCACCAAGATCGGTCCGCTGCTGGGCATGGAACCGCGCAGCCTCGTCCGGATGCTGAAAAGTCTGGAAGAGCGCGGCTGGATTCGGCGGGAAGTGGACGAAAGCGACAAGCGGTTTGTCCGGATTCTGCTGACCGACGAAGGCAAAAAACGCCGCGAGATGGCCCGTGAAGGCGTTATCCAGTTCAACCAGATTATCCGCGAACAGATTCCCCTCGACAAACTGGTGACGTTTTTCGAAGTCATGAAAGACATCAACCGGATTGTGGAGGAGGAAACCAGTAAGCTGAAGGCGGGCGATATTGAAGAAATACCAATCACTAATTCCGAACTATGA
- a CDS encoding DEAD/DEAH box helicase, giving the protein MNSLQPTDRLLTALGIEALNPMQEAAREAISQDTDVLLMAPTGSGKTLAFLLPVLHRLVPDQPGVQCLVLAPTRELALQIEAVWRKMATGFKVNVCYGGHPMTTELQNLSNPPALLIGTPGRIVDHLSRRSFDPEAIHTLVLDEFDKALELGFHDQMAYIVERLPGLQKRVLVSATAGVAIPDFIRLNNVRMLDFTTENRETGLTLMEVSTAGLDKAEALFRLLCSFGPEAALIFCNLREEAEQVGAFLNDEGLEAAVYHGGLEQEERERALIRFRNGSVQYLVTTDLAARGLDIPEMKHVVHLQLPLHPHEFIHRNGRTARMHASGTAYVLLSPGEPRPAYLPTDLPERSLPPQTALPAPPAFVTMYISGGKKNKLNKVDIVGFFSQKGGLERGDLGLIEVKDFVSFAAVRREKVRSLLDNIRDQKLKGKKYKIEVAR; this is encoded by the coding sequence ATGAATTCATTACAACCTACTGACCGCCTGCTGACGGCCCTCGGAATCGAGGCGCTGAATCCGATGCAGGAGGCCGCCCGTGAGGCTATTTCGCAGGATACGGATGTCCTGCTGATGGCCCCAACCGGCTCCGGCAAAACGCTGGCTTTTCTGCTGCCCGTCCTGCATCGGCTCGTGCCCGACCAGCCGGGTGTGCAGTGCCTTGTGCTGGCCCCGACCCGCGAACTGGCCCTGCAGATTGAAGCCGTCTGGCGAAAAATGGCGACCGGCTTCAAGGTGAACGTTTGCTACGGGGGCCACCCGATGACAACCGAATTGCAGAATCTGAGCAACCCGCCCGCCCTGCTGATCGGGACGCCGGGCCGCATTGTCGACCACCTGAGCCGCCGCTCCTTTGACCCGGAAGCTATTCATACGCTGGTGCTGGACGAATTCGACAAGGCGCTGGAACTGGGTTTTCACGACCAGATGGCGTATATCGTCGAACGCCTGCCGGGTTTGCAGAAGCGCGTGCTGGTGTCGGCTACGGCGGGCGTCGCCATTCCGGATTTTATCCGCCTGAACAACGTCCGGATGCTGGATTTTACTACCGAAAACCGGGAAACCGGGCTGACGCTGATGGAAGTGTCTACCGCCGGTCTGGACAAGGCCGAGGCGCTTTTCCGGCTGCTGTGCTCGTTCGGTCCGGAGGCCGCGCTGATTTTCTGCAACCTTCGCGAGGAGGCCGAGCAGGTCGGTGCTTTCCTGAACGACGAAGGGCTGGAGGCGGCCGTCTACCACGGGGGTCTGGAGCAGGAAGAGCGGGAGCGGGCTCTCATCCGGTTCCGCAACGGCAGCGTCCAGTACCTGGTCACGACCGATCTGGCCGCGCGGGGGCTGGACATTCCCGAAATGAAACACGTGGTTCATCTCCAGCTGCCGTTGCATCCGCACGAATTTATCCATCGCAACGGCCGAACGGCCCGGATGCATGCCTCGGGAACGGCGTACGTCCTGCTGTCGCCCGGCGAACCCCGCCCGGCTTACCTGCCCACCGACCTGCCTGAACGGTCGCTGCCGCCGCAAACGGCTCTGCCCGCGCCGCCCGCCTTTGTGACGATGTACATCAGCGGCGGCAAAAAGAACAAGCTCAACAAGGTGGATATCGTCGGGTTCTTCTCGCAGAAAGGCGGCCTCGAACGGGGCGACCTAGGCCTGATCGAAGTCAAAGATTTTGTTTCGTTTGCGGCCGTCCGGCGCGAAAAAGTCCGTTCGCTGCTGGACAACATCCGCGACCAGAAACTAAAGGGAAAGAAATATAAGATTGAGGTGGCGAGGTAG
- a CDS encoding LysM peptidoglycan-binding domain-containing protein: MCLAAGTAFAQGVPQVGERTDLADVTIYISEPNRRAMQQEVEKLYVNRSLVAAKVEQMGMYFPLIEPVLAQEGVPDDFKFLVLEDSTLAANQRSVGLWNITRTNPLGLRVSPVVDERLHLLASTEAAVAHLKALYRQTGNWLVALHLYGRPVGTASEGPARNAEEKSNYALTQPNDELVMRLLAHKLVLERAFPAYRPQRPLVLYPYSANTKEKTLAQLADFFRVNQQDVIRLNPWLKGQRVPYDKEYTVFIPAPLEQFTEVKRRAGVTEGSATSWQDLGFPVLRKLNESKSSSEPVFYTINGKKGIQAQLYDNEITLAYRGKIKVEDFLRYNDMNENQPVYSGEVYYLERKEKLAKVPYHVVKKGQSLWDVAQQYGIQMSYLLKYNEISPEQRATPGRILWMQKKRPKDTPVEYYRQPEMKRSAPSRQDTAVVIVKIAMPEDQPATRSLLDSIAGLAKAPVPRKADTPPAAVPSSSGNATKTVKSAPVVPADEVPVAAKESRPPAEKPANSPLVIHTVEKGETFPIIAKRYGISVAQIYTWNKISTVEKYPKIGQQLMIETAGRPITASTVSAARPATPSGVAPAPKPAPSGVTPAPKPAPVEKPTAPAAEPLIHIVKPGENLYRIGLRYKVAPAQVIKWNSITNKTVSPGQRLLIWK; encoded by the coding sequence GTGTGCCTAGCTGCAGGAACGGCCTTTGCCCAGGGCGTCCCACAGGTTGGCGAACGGACGGATTTGGCGGATGTTACGATTTATATCTCCGAGCCCAATCGTCGGGCTATGCAGCAGGAAGTTGAGAAACTGTACGTCAACCGGTCGCTGGTCGCTGCCAAAGTAGAGCAGATGGGCATGTATTTTCCGCTGATTGAGCCGGTACTGGCCCAGGAAGGCGTTCCCGACGATTTCAAATTTCTGGTACTGGAGGACAGCACGCTGGCGGCCAATCAACGCTCCGTGGGTCTCTGGAACATCACGCGGACGAATCCACTCGGCCTGCGCGTTTCACCCGTCGTTGACGAACGGCTGCACCTGCTGGCGTCTACGGAAGCCGCGGTGGCGCACCTGAAAGCTCTGTACCGGCAGACGGGCAACTGGCTGGTGGCCCTGCATCTGTACGGCCGGCCGGTCGGCACCGCGTCGGAAGGCCCCGCCCGGAATGCCGAAGAAAAATCAAATTACGCGCTGACCCAGCCGAACGATGAACTGGTGATGCGGCTGCTGGCCCATAAACTGGTGCTGGAGCGCGCCTTCCCGGCTTATCGGCCCCAGCGGCCGCTGGTCCTGTATCCCTACAGCGCCAACACGAAGGAAAAAACGCTGGCTCAACTGGCCGATTTCTTCCGGGTCAATCAGCAGGATGTCATTCGGCTGAATCCCTGGCTGAAGGGCCAGCGGGTGCCGTACGACAAAGAGTACACGGTGTTCATTCCGGCTCCGCTGGAGCAGTTTACGGAGGTCAAGCGCCGGGCCGGCGTGACCGAAGGCAGCGCGACGTCCTGGCAGGATCTGGGTTTCCCGGTATTGCGGAAGCTCAACGAATCAAAGTCTTCCAGTGAACCTGTTTTCTACACGATTAACGGCAAAAAGGGCATTCAGGCGCAGCTGTACGATAACGAAATTACCTTAGCCTACCGGGGAAAAATCAAGGTAGAGGATTTCCTGCGGTACAACGACATGAACGAGAACCAGCCGGTTTACTCGGGCGAGGTTTATTATCTGGAGCGGAAAGAAAAGCTGGCGAAGGTGCCGTACCACGTCGTGAAAAAGGGCCAGTCGCTCTGGGACGTGGCGCAGCAGTACGGCATTCAGATGAGCTACCTGCTCAAATACAACGAAATTTCGCCTGAACAGCGGGCGACACCGGGCCGGATTCTGTGGATGCAGAAGAAACGTCCTAAAGATACACCCGTGGAGTATTACCGCCAGCCGGAAATGAAACGCTCGGCTCCGTCGCGTCAGGATACGGCCGTTGTCATCGTCAAAATTGCGATGCCCGAAGACCAGCCCGCCACGCGGAGCCTTCTCGACAGCATTGCGGGACTGGCCAAAGCACCCGTGCCTCGAAAGGCGGACACCCCGCCCGCGGCCGTTCCCTCTTCATCCGGAAACGCGACGAAAACGGTTAAGTCCGCCCCGGTGGTCCCGGCGGACGAGGTTCCAGTGGCAGCCAAGGAAAGCCGCCCGCCCGCGGAGAAGCCCGCAAACAGTCCGCTCGTGATTCATACGGTTGAGAAAGGCGAGACTTTCCCGATCATTGCCAAACGGTACGGCATTTCGGTGGCCCAGATCTATACCTGGAACAAGATTTCGACGGTCGAAAAGTATCCAAAGATCGGCCAGCAGCTGATGATCGAAACGGCCGGTCGGCCCATTACGGCCTCCACGGTGAGCGCCGCCCGTCCGGCCACTCCGTCCGGCGTTGCGCCCGCTCCCAAACCCGCACCGTCCGGTGTTACGCCTGCTCCTAAACCCGCTCCGGTTGAAAAGCCAACGGCCCCTGCAGCGGAGCCGTTGATTCATATCGTGAAGCCCGGCGAAAATCTGTACCGGATTGGGCTGCGTTACAAGGTCGCCCCGGCGCAGGTCATCAAGTGGAACAGCATCACAAACAAGACCGTCAGTCCCGGTCAGCGCCTGTTGATCTGGAAGTAG
- a CDS encoding acyl-CoA dehydrogenase family protein produces MIATEPKASIKGGEFLIKETEASQVFIPEEFSEEQQMIAATCREFLEREIWPRLEDIDHAKSPELISSLMDKAGELGLLGTSVPEEYGGFGMNFNTSMLVAEITGAGHSFSVALSAHTGIGTLPIVYYGNDEQKAKYLPKLASGEFKAAYCLTEPDSGSDANSGKTKARLSEDGKHYILNGQKMWITNGGFADVYIVFAKIDEGNGQTDKNLSAFIVEKDFGGITMNEPEKKMGIKGSDTRQIFFNDTKVPVENLLSERGNGFKIAVNILNIGRIKLGVATVGGAKEVISNAIRYANERRQFGTPLASFGAIKHKLGEMAIKVYASETASYRAGQNIDDLIEDLKAKGMGDAEAKLKALEQFAIECAIMKVHGSEALDYVVDEGVQVYGGMGYSADAPMDRSYRDSRINRIFEGTNEINRMLVVDMLLKRAMKGELDLMGPAMAVGKEIMSIPDFGAEEDEGLFVAEKKVLRNLKKAVLMVAGAAVQKFMMKLSEEQEILMSLADMVIEVYAAESVLLRVEKLIGIKGEESVSLQRDMAIAYLHEAVERVNNAGRAAITSFAEGDELRVMLMGLKRFTKIEPINLKVIRRRIADAMIAENKYIF; encoded by the coding sequence ATGATAGCAACAGAGCCGAAAGCGTCCATCAAGGGCGGTGAGTTTCTGATTAAAGAGACGGAAGCGTCTCAGGTGTTTATCCCCGAAGAATTTTCGGAAGAACAGCAGATGATTGCGGCGACCTGCCGGGAGTTTCTGGAGCGGGAAATCTGGCCGCGTCTGGAAGATATTGACCACGCCAAGTCCCCCGAACTGATTTCGTCCCTGATGGACAAAGCCGGTGAACTGGGTCTGCTCGGCACGTCGGTTCCGGAAGAATACGGCGGCTTCGGCATGAACTTCAACACGTCCATGCTCGTGGCGGAAATCACGGGCGCGGGGCACTCCTTCTCGGTTGCCCTGTCGGCCCATACGGGCATCGGCACGCTGCCGATCGTGTATTACGGCAACGACGAACAGAAAGCCAAATACCTGCCCAAACTCGCTTCCGGAGAGTTCAAGGCCGCTTACTGCCTGACCGAGCCGGATTCGGGTTCGGACGCCAACTCGGGCAAGACCAAAGCACGGCTCAGCGAAGACGGCAAACACTATATCCTGAACGGACAGAAAATGTGGATTACCAACGGCGGGTTTGCCGACGTCTACATTGTGTTCGCCAAGATTGACGAGGGCAACGGCCAGACGGACAAAAACCTGTCCGCTTTCATCGTAGAGAAAGATTTCGGCGGCATCACCATGAACGAGCCGGAGAAGAAAATGGGCATCAAGGGTTCTGACACCCGTCAGATTTTCTTCAACGATACCAAAGTGCCAGTCGAAAACCTCCTGTCGGAGCGCGGCAACGGCTTCAAGATTGCGGTCAATATCCTCAACATCGGCCGCATCAAGCTCGGCGTAGCCACCGTCGGCGGGGCAAAAGAAGTGATCAGCAACGCCATCCGGTACGCCAATGAGCGCCGCCAGTTCGGAACGCCGCTCGCCAGCTTTGGGGCCATCAAGCACAAACTGGGCGAAATGGCGATCAAGGTTTACGCCTCCGAAACGGCTTCCTACCGGGCCGGTCAGAACATCGACGACCTGATCGAAGACCTGAAAGCCAAAGGCATGGGCGACGCCGAAGCCAAATTGAAGGCGCTGGAGCAGTTCGCCATCGAATGCGCCATCATGAAAGTCCACGGCTCCGAAGCACTGGACTATGTCGTGGACGAAGGGGTGCAGGTCTACGGCGGCATGGGTTACTCGGCCGACGCGCCGATGGATCGCTCCTACCGCGACTCCCGCATCAACCGGATCTTTGAAGGCACCAACGAGATCAACCGGATGCTGGTCGTGGACATGCTCCTCAAGCGGGCCATGAAGGGCGAACTCGACCTGATGGGTCCGGCGATGGCCGTCGGCAAGGAAATCATGTCGATTCCCGATTTCGGAGCCGAGGAGGACGAAGGGCTGTTCGTCGCCGAAAAGAAAGTGCTGCGGAACCTGAAAAAGGCCGTTCTGATGGTCGCCGGGGCCGCCGTGCAGAAATTCATGATGAAACTGTCGGAAGAGCAGGAAATCCTGATGAGCCTGGCCGACATGGTGATCGAAGTGTACGCCGCCGAGTCGGTGCTGCTGCGGGTCGAGAAACTGATCGGCATCAAAGGCGAAGAATCCGTTTCCCTGCAACGGGATATGGCCATCGCCTACCTGCACGAAGCCGTAGAACGCGTTAACAACGCCGGACGGGCCGCCATTACTTCGTTTGCCGAAGGGGACGAGCTGCGCGTGATGCTGATGGGCCTCAAGCGGTTCACCAAAATCGAGCCGATCAACCTGAAAGTAATCCGCCGCCGCATCGCCGACGCGATGATTGCGGAGAACAAATACATTTTTTAA